TTAGATAATCCTCTTATATGGAGTTTTAAAGTAGATTTTACATTATATTAATACAGATTTAAGATCATTGCAAAATTAATCAAGTACTTAATTCAGTTGCATTATTGTATTCAAACATTTTCACATGAAAATTTAAGGAAGTGCTCTTATGAAAAAGTTATTCGGAACATTTGGGGTTAGAAGAATTGCCAATGAAGTATTAACACCAGAATTCGCATCAAAACTGGCCGCAGCATACGGAACACTGGTTAAAGGATGGGTTGCTGTTGGGGGGGACCCCAGAACATCCACTCCATTAATAAAACACGCAGTGATATCAGGACTCCTCTCATCTGGATGTCAAGTGGTTGATCTGGGAATACTACCAACACCTGCAGTTCAATATGCAGTAAGGAACTACTACGATGGTGGAGTGATAATCACCGCATCCCACAATCCTCCACAGTACAACGGGATAAAATTCGTGGATGAAGATGGAATTGGTATTGCTGAAGATATGGAACTTAAGATCGAGGATATGTACTTCAATGAAAACCCAGATAGGGTGGCCTGGGATGAAATTGGTGAGGTCATTACCAATCCTGGTCTGGTAGATGAATACATTGATGAAGTGATACAGCGTGTGGACCATGACGCCATTAAAAAAGCCAATCTCAAGGTGATAGTAGATTGTGGTAGTGGAGCAGCTTGTTCCACCACTCCATACATTCTCCGCAAACTGGGATGTGAAATAACCACCTTAAACTGTCAACCTGATGGTCACTTCCCTGGGAGAAACCCCGAACCAACAGAAGACAACCTTCAGGAACTCATAAAAACAGTGAAAGCCACTGGAGCAGATCTGGGAATTGCCCATGATGGGGATGCCGATCGTACCATCTGTATAGATGAAGAGGGTAACTTTGTA
This is a stretch of genomic DNA from Methanobacterium formicicum DSM 3637. It encodes these proteins:
- the glmM gene encoding phosphoglucosamine mutase yields the protein MKKLFGTFGVRRIANEVLTPEFASKLAAAYGTLVKGWVAVGGDPRTSTPLIKHAVISGLLSSGCQVVDLGILPTPAVQYAVRNYYDGGVIITASHNPPQYNGIKFVDEDGIGIAEDMELKIEDMYFNENPDRVAWDEIGEVITNPGLVDEYIDEVIQRVDHDAIKKANLKVIVDCGSGAACSTTPYILRKLGCEITTLNCQPDGHFPGRNPEPTEDNLQELIKTVKATGADLGIAHDGDADRTICIDEEGNFVMGDKTFALVEKQLLQENQGGLIVTTVATSTAIYDIAEEYGGTVKATRVGDLLVARELKESDGLFGGEENGGLIFPDFVLGRDAAMSTAKIVEIMALTGKPLSKLVAELPAYQSVKMKVECPDERKQEIMDKIAADTKEYEIDTTDGVKIFRDEGWIIIRPSGTEPIFRCFAEAKNTDDATKMAEWGISLVKKHLGN